In Streptomyces sp. NBC_01408, one DNA window encodes the following:
- a CDS encoding phage tail protein: MSRAAVPGLPSRHPIGEQLPALYADDDFAQRFTAGLDTVLAPVFTTLDNLPSYFDPRLAPADFLSWLATWVGGVDDPRWPTGLRREAVARAVELHRRRGTRRGLTEALRLVLGVSAEVSGDGAATWSRTAGTELPPAPADEVLVRVWPRREGAAHAVDADRVRSLVRALCPVHTVCRVEVLSGPPAGEGR, translated from the coding sequence ATGAGCCGCGCCGCCGTCCCCGGCCTGCCCAGCCGGCACCCGATCGGTGAGCAACTCCCCGCGCTGTACGCCGACGACGACTTCGCCCAGCGGTTCACGGCGGGCCTGGACACGGTCCTGGCCCCGGTGTTCACGACCCTCGACAACCTGCCCTCCTACTTCGACCCCCGGCTGGCCCCGGCCGACTTCCTGTCCTGGCTGGCCACCTGGGTCGGCGGCGTCGACGATCCCCGGTGGCCGACCGGGCTGCGGCGCGAGGCGGTGGCACGCGCGGTGGAACTGCACCGCCGACGCGGCACCCGGCGCGGCCTGACCGAGGCCCTGCGCCTGGTGCTGGGCGTGTCCGCCGAGGTCAGCGGGGACGGCGCGGCCACCTGGTCCCGTACGGCCGGCACCGAGCTGCCCCCTGCCCCGGCCGATGAGGTCCTGGTACGGGTGTGGCCGCGGCGCGAGGGAGCGGCGCACGCGGTGGACGCCGACCGGGTCCGCTCGCTCGTGCGCGCCCTGTGCCCTGTCCACACGGTCTGCCGGGTGGAGGTCCTGTCCGGGCCGCCCGCGGGTGAAGGGCGGTGA
- a CDS encoding zinc-ribbon domain-containing protein: MSDEVAGVPCPACGTPNPPDRRFCRRCAAPLKPGTAPPPLPWWRTVWPFRRRTRAGSGRLVRFLVILTVVLALCAAGFLLLPAGRHLVEDTRDKLAKAKAVTPTRVEASAELPGHPVGHSTDGLSNRYWGTPGPGASVTYTFAKPFRLVDVIITNGASPSPEEYAKQGRALQVDMEVTARDGRTVRKKLTLSDKPGPQTFPTGVSDATTIRLTLGAPAGLTPDRHVALAEVEFFQRS; the protein is encoded by the coding sequence GTGAGCGACGAAGTCGCCGGCGTGCCCTGCCCCGCCTGCGGCACGCCCAACCCGCCGGACCGCCGCTTCTGCCGCCGCTGCGCGGCCCCGCTGAAGCCCGGCACCGCTCCGCCTCCCCTCCCCTGGTGGCGGACGGTGTGGCCGTTTCGCCGCCGCACACGGGCGGGCTCGGGCCGGCTGGTGCGCTTCCTGGTGATCCTCACCGTGGTGCTGGCCCTGTGCGCGGCCGGTTTCCTGCTGCTGCCCGCCGGACGCCACCTGGTCGAGGACACCCGGGACAAGCTCGCCAAGGCCAAGGCGGTGACCCCGACCCGCGTCGAGGCGAGCGCCGAGCTGCCCGGACACCCGGTCGGCCACAGCACGGACGGGCTCAGCAACCGCTACTGGGGCACGCCCGGCCCCGGCGCCTCGGTGACCTACACCTTCGCCAAGCCGTTCCGCCTGGTCGACGTGATCATCACCAACGGCGCCTCGCCCTCACCCGAGGAGTACGCGAAACAGGGGCGGGCGCTCCAGGTCGACATGGAAGTGACGGCACGGGACGGCCGGACGGTCCGCAAGAAGCTCACCCTGAGCGACAAGCCCGGTCCCCAGACGTTCCCCACCGGCGTCAGCGACGCCACGACGATCCGGCTGACCCTCGGCGCACCCGCCGGGCTGACCCCGGACCGCCATGTCGCCCTGGCGGAGGTGGAGTTCTTCCAGCGGAGCTGA
- a CDS encoding SDR family oxidoreductase yields the protein MTAPILVTGGTGTLGKHVVPLLRAAGHDVRVLCRTPRENTTGIEYFAVDLMNGEGIDPALKGVDTVLHLAGGTKGDDKVTQNLVNAAKRAHVKHLVYISVIGADTMPIGWFKTQLDAENAITGSGIPWTMLRAAQFHDIVLMMGEKMSKMPIVPAPGGLQFQPVDSREVAARLVELTLGQPAGRVADIAGPKVYPLGDLLRSYLTATGKRRPLLPIRMPGKAGKAYRAGDNLALTGTLVGKRTWEQFLAERVG from the coding sequence ATGACCGCACCCATCCTGGTCACCGGCGGCACGGGCACGCTCGGCAAGCACGTCGTCCCCCTCCTGCGGGCGGCCGGCCACGACGTACGCGTCCTGTGCCGGACCCCGCGCGAGAACACCACCGGCATCGAGTACTTCGCCGTCGACCTCATGAACGGCGAGGGCATCGACCCCGCCCTCAAGGGCGTCGACACCGTCCTGCACCTCGCCGGCGGCACCAAGGGCGACGACAAGGTCACCCAGAACCTCGTCAACGCCGCCAAGCGCGCCCACGTCAAGCACCTCGTCTACATCTCCGTCATCGGCGCCGACACCATGCCCATCGGCTGGTTCAAGACCCAGCTCGACGCCGAGAACGCCATCACCGGCTCCGGCATCCCCTGGACCATGCTCCGCGCCGCACAGTTCCACGACATCGTCCTCATGATGGGCGAAAAAATGTCCAAGATGCCCATCGTCCCCGCCCCCGGCGGCCTCCAGTTCCAGCCCGTCGACTCCCGCGAAGTCGCCGCCCGCCTCGTCGAACTCACCCTCGGCCAGCCCGCCGGCCGCGTCGCCGACATCGCCGGACCCAAGGTCTACCCCCTCGGCGACCTCCTGCGCAGCTACCTCACCGCCACCGGCAAGCGCCGCCCCCTCCTCCCCATCCGCATGCCCGGAAAGGCCGGCAAGGCCTACCGCGCCGGCGACAACCTCGCCCTCACCGGCACCCTCGTCGGCAAGCGCACCTGGGAGCAGTTCCTCGCCGAGCGCGTCGGTTGA
- a CDS encoding Mut7-C RNAse domain-containing protein, which produces MNGPGIQLTLAPELRLFAPPSRRAERVPTTTDGASSLGHVVESAGVPLTEVGRLLVDGHEVPVSYVPRDGQSVEVLGVDRPQHVPGAPLRFLLDVHLGTLARRLRLLGVDAAYENEDIGDPALATRSAAEQRVLLSRDRGLLRRREIFAGAYVYSDNPDDQLRDILGRFAPELAPWTRCTACNGPLHAADKDSVGDRLEHGTHRSYDVFAQCTDCERVYWRGAHHARLERIVDEAVAEFGPDAALERTRAQKA; this is translated from the coding sequence GTGAACGGACCCGGCATTCAGCTCACCCTCGCCCCCGAACTGCGCCTCTTCGCCCCGCCCAGCCGGCGGGCCGAACGCGTACCGACGACCACCGACGGCGCCTCCAGCCTCGGCCACGTCGTCGAATCGGCCGGCGTGCCGCTCACCGAGGTCGGCCGCCTCCTCGTCGACGGCCACGAGGTCCCCGTCTCCTACGTGCCCCGGGACGGCCAGTCCGTCGAGGTGCTCGGCGTCGACCGGCCCCAGCACGTCCCCGGGGCACCGCTGCGCTTCCTCCTCGACGTGCACCTCGGCACCCTCGCCCGCCGCCTGCGCCTCCTCGGCGTCGACGCCGCCTACGAGAACGAGGACATCGGCGACCCGGCCCTCGCCACCCGCTCCGCCGCCGAACAGCGCGTCCTGCTCTCCCGCGACCGCGGCCTGCTGCGCCGCCGCGAGATCTTCGCCGGGGCCTACGTCTACAGCGACAACCCCGACGACCAACTGCGCGACATCCTGGGCCGCTTCGCACCCGAGCTCGCCCCCTGGACCCGCTGCACCGCCTGCAACGGCCCGCTCCACGCGGCCGACAAGGACAGCGTCGGCGACCGCCTCGAACACGGCACGCACCGCTCCTACGACGTCTTCGCGCAGTGCACCGACTGCGAGCGCGTCTACTGGCGCGGCGCCCACCACGCCCGCCTGGAGCGGATCGTCGACGAGGCCGTCGCCGAGTTCGGCCCGGACGCCGCGCTGGAGCGGACCCGGGCTCAGAAGGCGTAG